The DNA segment GTATGAGGCCTCTCCATGGTCAGCAGAGCGCGCCCCAGGGAACGATCCGGTTCGAGTGCCAGACGCCGCGGGCTGGCGGCGCTGATGTGGCTTGGGCTGGCCTGTATGGCGCCGCTCGGCCCTTCCCATGCCGCCGATGAATTCGTCCCCGGGACGGAGGATGTGCCTCTGATGCCCGGACTGACGGCTGGGCAGGACACGGCCATATTGTTCGACCAGCCGGATGGCCGCATCGTGGAGGTGCTGGCCGACGGGACGGCGCCGGCCGCCGCGGTGCGCCGCTTCTATGCCGAATCCCTGCCCCAGCTCGGCTGGACCCCGGACGGCGACGGGGCCTGGCGGCGGGAGAGGGAGCGGCTGGAGCTGCGGGTTGCGGATGCCGGCGGCAGGACGCGGGTGCGTTTCCTGCTGTCGCCGCTGAACCCGCCGCGCTGACGCCGGCCGGAAATCCGGTGCGGAATGGAATCGGCCGCGCGGGCCACCGATGCCGGAACCAACCGGCCCGGCCGCGCAGCCCGCAGGGGCTAGAGAGGGAGAGGAACCGATGTCTTACGAAAACATCCTGGTCGAGACCAACGGCAAGGTCGGGATCGTCCGGCTGAACCGTCCGAAGGCGCTGAACGCGCTGTCCGACGGGCTGGTCACCGATCTGGAAAAGGCGCTGAACGCGTTCGAGGAGGACCCCACGATCAATGTCATCGTGGTAACGGGCAGCGAGCGCGCCTTCGCCGCCGGCGCCGATATCAAGGAGATGGCGGGCTTCGGCTACATGGACGCCTATCTCAAGGATTTCATCACCAAGAAGTGGGGCCGTCTGGCCACCTGCCGCAAGCCCACCATCGCCGCCGTGGCCGGCTATGCGCTGGGCGGGGGCTGCGAGCTGGCGATGATGGCCGACATCATCATCGCCGCCGATACGGCCAAGTTCGGCCAGCCGGAGATCACCATCGGCACCATCCCTGGCTCCGGCGGCACCCAGCGTCTGGTCCGCGCCATCGGCAAGGCCAAGGCTATGGAGATGTGCCTGACCGGCCGCATGATGGATGCGGCGGAGGCGGAGCGTTCCGGGCTGGTGGCCAAGGTGGTGCCTGCCGCCGACCTGATGGACGAGGCCATGAAGACCGCCAACCGGATCGCGGACATGTCCCGTCCGGTCGCCATGATGACCAAGGAAGCGGTGAATCGCGCCTTCGAGAGCAGCCTGGCCGAGGGCATCCTGTTCGAACGCCGCCTGTTCCACAGCACCTTCGCGCTGGAGGACCAGAAGGAGGGCATGGCCGCCTTCGTCGAGAAGCGCCAGCCCAACTTCCAGGACCGGTGAGCAGGGGGGCTATTCAAGTTCCGGGCTTGCCTCGCGCCGCATCCTGCGCCACATCCTCCGTCGCCCGGTCTGCGCCGGGATGATGGAGGATTGCGGCGGGTTGCCCGGACCCGGCTGCATGAGTCTTAAGCTTGACGAGGCAGGCGCACAGGCTTATAAGCGCCGCTTCCAACGGCACCACCCGGTCCGCAAAAGGGTTTCCTATGGCTAATCACAAGTCCGCTGAGAAGCGTATCCGTCAGACCGAGCGCCGCACCGAGGTCAATCGTGCGCGCATCAGCCGTATCCGCACCTTCCTGAAGAAGGTGGAGACGGCCATCGCCAGCGGCGACAAGTCCGCCGCCAACGCCGCGTTCCGCGAGGCTCAGCCGGAGCTGATGCGCGGCGTGAGCAAGGGCGTTCTGCACAAGAACACCGTCTCCCGCAAGCTGTCCCGCCTGTCGGGCCGCATCAAGGCGCTGGGCGCCTGAGCGCCGCGCGGGACCGGGTGTGAGGCGAACCGCGCGGCGTCATGG comes from the Indioceanicola profundi genome and includes:
- a CDS encoding enoyl-CoA hydratase, which produces MSYENILVETNGKVGIVRLNRPKALNALSDGLVTDLEKALNAFEEDPTINVIVVTGSERAFAAGADIKEMAGFGYMDAYLKDFITKKWGRLATCRKPTIAAVAGYALGGGCELAMMADIIIAADTAKFGQPEITIGTIPGSGGTQRLVRAIGKAKAMEMCLTGRMMDAAEAERSGLVAKVVPAADLMDEAMKTANRIADMSRPVAMMTKEAVNRAFESSLAEGILFERRLFHSTFALEDQKEGMAAFVEKRQPNFQDR
- the rpsT gene encoding 30S ribosomal protein S20, translated to MANHKSAEKRIRQTERRTEVNRARISRIRTFLKKVETAIASGDKSAANAAFREAQPELMRGVSKGVLHKNTVSRKLSRLSGRIKALGA